TGCCGTAGAAGAGTGCGAACTGAAAAATGGGCACCAGGGCGACCTCGAAATTCTGGTTCAGGATGACCTGGCTCTGGTCAACGCCGGAGGTGCCGGTGGAGGTAACCGTGAAGGTTTTCACCAGAGCATGCAGACCGGCCAGGGCGCCCTGGCTCAACTCTCGTTGAATGGCGGCGCCGTTGTCGACCGTGGTATAAGCGGCAACACAGTTATTCACCGTTTCGCTCCCCTGAGGCATGGTGGTCGGGGGAAGGCCGGTCGCTTCGTACTGGGTCTGAATAGCGGCCGAGGCTTTTTCCAGACCGGCTTCGGCCGCATAGAAAGCGGCCATCTCGTTGAGTTCGTTTCCGGCGATGGTAACCTCGTCGTTGGAAAGCCGCACCACCGCCAGACCGATCATGGTCATCATCACCATGACCATCAGTGCTATCAAGGTGGCTACCCCTTTCTCATCTATGAGGAACTTGCGCATAAACATAAAGCACCTACCTTCTGCAAGATAATTATCACCAAACATCAAGGTTTCTTAAATTTACCTTGGATGCGTATGAAGTTCTTCGATACGGATTGCCTTCAAAATCAGGGTCACACATGGCGGTGCGCGCCACCACGGTCATCATCACTTCGCGCGTTTCCACCGGAATCGGCGGAACATCAACCACCATCCCGTTTTTCATCCGAAACTTGAACTGCAGGTCATCGACATATTCGGCATACACCACCGGGTCTTCCCCGAGGATTTGCATCATCAGGTTGGGGTGGGTAGTATCGCTATTATCCACATAGTAGCGAATCCGCTGGAGCGGCACCACCTGGCACCCCTGCCGATAGGCTTTAGAGAGCGGGTACGAACCCAGAGTAATCTGCTCCGGAGAATTCTGAATTTCATAGATTCTGAAGAATTCTCCTCCGCCGGAATCGGGGTCGAAGATATAAGCGACAGCGCCGCTGTCCAGAATCGACATATCCTGTCCGTCACAGCGAATCGGTCCCGCTTCGCTTGCCATATCATATTGTAATATTACCGAACTGCCGGTCGCCGCAAAGGTGATTTCAATGGTGTCGGGGTCGGAATTTACCGCCGTAATCGGCGCCACCCCGAGCGGCACGAAATGTCCCGCCATCCGAATGAATCGTCCTAATTCATCGATAGCGGCGCGGGCGTTCTGCTGCATATTAATGATTCCATCCTGTATCATCATATTCTTGTGCTGGTTAATGTAAGCGCCGAAGACGGCGGCGACCACCAGCCCGGTCAGGAAGAGGGCGATCATCGCTTCCATCAATGAAACGCCGGCTTCCTCTCTGATTTTTCGATACCTGGCCATAACAATATCCTGGGTATTTGTGCGCTGTGCTCTGTTCCGGGTGCGGATATGGGGGCGCAAAGGTTTCGAGTTTCATTTACCTTCCTGCAAATTCAGGTTCTATATATCAAAATTTCTTAAATTGACTTCGGAAGCAAAAGTGCGGCGACGATACGGGTCGGCCGGGAAATCGGGGTCAGGCCGCGCCGAACGCCCTGTCAGCGAAATCCGCACCGAGCGAATATCCGCGCTCGAAACCGGCACATCCACCACCGCCGAATTCTTCATCACATAGCGAAACTGCAAATCTTCGATATTCTCCGCATAGACCTGGGGGGTTTGCCCCAGAAGTTGCATCATCAGTTTGGGCCGCAATGTATCGGTGCGGTCGATGTAATATTTGACTCGCTCCAGCGAGAGCAGAATTGAGCCTTTGGGATAAGCCTTTGACAACGACATGGTATTGTGCTGAATATGCGAGGAACCGGTCTGCACATGCGTTATCAGGAAGAATTCACCGCCGCCGGAATCCGGGCTGAAAATATATGCCCACTGATTGTCCTGGAAACAGGAAACATCATGCCCATCGCAGCGAAGTTCCGCCGAAGGAAGAGGCATGGCATGCTCCAGGGGGGCGTCACAGCCGTTAGCCTGATAGGTAATGACGATAGTATCGGGATTGGTATTATAAGCCTCCAGTCCAGGCAGTCCCAACGGCAGACCATGACCGGCCATACGAACCTGGCGGGTTAATTCATCGATAACGGCGCGGGCGCTCTGCTGCATTTCAGTGACATCTTCCTGAATCATCCAATTCTTATGATGATTGACATAGACTCCGAAAACAGAAGCCACCACCAGACCGGT
This is a stretch of genomic DNA from Candidatus Zixiibacteriota bacterium. It encodes these proteins:
- a CDS encoding PilX N-terminal domain-containing pilus assembly protein, which gives rise to MFMRKFLIDEKGVATLIALMVMVMMTMIGLAVVRLSNDEVTIAGNELNEMAAFYAAEAGLEKASAAIQTQYEATGLPPTTMPQGSETVNNCVAAYTTVDNGAAIQRELSQGALAGLHALVKTFTVTSTGTSGVDQSQVILNQNFEVALVPIFQFALFYG